Proteins encoded in a region of the Thermocaproicibacter melissae genome:
- a CDS encoding polysaccharide biosynthesis C-terminal domain-containing protein gives MNKKRRFLLNTAVLTLSGFFLRMLGLWFRTVITSYVDADGMGLYQLIFSVFFLGVTACTSGFGLAMTRLAAEGKASAGCVRRCLGLALVLSGIALSVLFLASDFIAENFIHSRLAARPLRILALGLPFIACCASLKGCFFAQRNTVIPVLGDFWEQGATIGISLFLLRHSSLPPLESLMIGSTLGEVAAVLYIVPVFLAYVGRHGLAKESSGITRQIVHIAGPMLAGSLVRSSLSGAENLLIPAGLRKNGADSVASLAQYGVVQGMVMPILTFPMSLISSAAMLLIPEIAEANAGNDRRSISRQAEYAFRYTLLFGFPMAAVFIVFAEELGTVFFGNAQAAVILRIMAPLAPLMYIDNVVDNLLKGLDQQMFSLKVNTIDSVSRVILIYFLIPRFGIQAYLVILFASEIFNASLSIGRLLKFAKLKVDILTWIIYPAVCGALTFYVLALFKQLF, from the coding sequence ATGAACAAAAAGCGCAGATTTTTGCTGAATACTGCCGTGCTCACGCTGAGCGGGTTCTTTTTAAGAATGCTGGGACTCTGGTTCCGAACCGTAATCACGTCTTATGTCGACGCAGACGGCATGGGACTTTACCAACTCATTTTCTCCGTCTTTTTCTTAGGTGTCACGGCGTGCACCTCCGGTTTTGGCCTTGCCATGACGCGCCTTGCGGCGGAAGGAAAAGCCTCTGCCGGATGCGTGCGGCGCTGCCTCGGGCTTGCGCTTGTGCTCAGCGGAATCGCCCTCTCGGTGCTCTTTCTGGCGTCGGATTTCATCGCCGAGAATTTCATTCACAGCCGGCTTGCGGCCCGCCCGCTGCGGATTCTGGCGCTTGGTCTTCCGTTCATCGCCTGCTGCGCATCGCTCAAGGGCTGCTTCTTCGCGCAGAGGAACACCGTCATTCCCGTTCTCGGCGATTTCTGGGAACAGGGCGCCACCATCGGGATTTCGCTTTTCCTGCTGCGTCACTCAAGCCTCCCCCCGTTGGAAAGCCTCATGATTGGTTCCACGCTCGGTGAAGTCGCCGCTGTTCTTTACATTGTTCCTGTTTTTCTCGCGTATGTGGGCAGGCACGGGCTTGCAAAGGAAAGCAGCGGCATAACACGGCAAATCGTACATATTGCCGGGCCGATGCTCGCAGGGTCCCTTGTGCGGAGCAGCCTTTCCGGTGCGGAAAACCTGCTGATTCCCGCCGGGCTGCGCAAAAACGGGGCGGACAGCGTCGCCTCGCTTGCCCAGTACGGTGTTGTGCAGGGCATGGTGATGCCGATTCTCACCTTCCCCATGTCGCTCATCAGCTCCGCCGCCATGTTGCTGATTCCTGAAATTGCGGAAGCGAACGCCGGGAACGACCGCCGCTCCATTTCCAGACAGGCGGAATATGCGTTCCGCTATACCCTTTTGTTCGGTTTCCCCATGGCTGCTGTTTTCATCGTGTTTGCGGAAGAACTCGGCACCGTGTTTTTCGGCAACGCTCAGGCGGCTGTGATTCTCCGCATCATGGCTCCGCTTGCACCTCTGATGTACATTGACAATGTCGTGGATAACCTGCTCAAGGGACTCGACCAGCAGATGTTCTCACTCAAGGTCAACACGATTGACTCTGTTTCACGGGTTATCCTCATTTATTTCCTCATTCCCCGGTTCGGAATTCAGGCATACCTTGTAATTCTATTCGCAAGCGAGATTTTCAATGCATCACTGAGCATCGGAAGGCTGCTGAAATTCGCGAAACTCAAGGTTGATATTCTCACATGGATCATCTACCCTGCCGTCTGCGGCGCGCTTACGTTTTATGTCCTTGCTCTTTTCAAACAATTATTTTGA